The Helianthus annuus cultivar XRQ/B chromosome 15, HanXRQr2.0-SUNRISE, whole genome shotgun sequence genomic sequence TATTCTTCATCATAACACCATGATGATTCGATGATTGGCTCGACAAACTGATTTGCATTATTTAGAGGAAATTTTCTCCTCAATCTCCTTATGACAGTCTGTGTTTGTTCATACAAGTTGTCCATAGGAACTCAAAGTTTCAGTATCCTCCTCTGAACTTCTTCATCCATATTCAGTATGCGTTTACAATTTTCACCAAAACCCTTCTTGTGGAGTCAAATTTTATAACGATCCTATTATTTGAAGTTTTGAATCCCCAAGTGACTATCGTTTCCATTTTTCCTTTGTGTAAATTTCTTGAAAGTATTTCTGATGTTTGGCGTTTTGTAGAGACTGgtgtttttgttttttcaagtatgatcaataaaagagatgttatattcatatatatatataatgaattTAGGCGCGTGATTTTGGGCGGGAGTTTTTCCACATTGAATGTAAAGCAATAAAGTTTCTGgctttttttggcgttttgttttgcTTTTTTATTCAGTACAATAAAGTCTCTGGCGTTTCAGAGGCTTTATCATTAATTTGACAGTGAGTGAGTGGCGTTTTTGGACAATATCTTTATATATTCACACTAATGATTTTTTTGCTAATATTACAAGTTACTCAACTTGTTAAAAAACTTATGAATATTGTAAACTCGATGCACGAGATTCCAGATTATCTCATTATTAGCAACAAGAGGACCTttgataataataattaaactcGTTAATCTTTTAATCGTTATATGACTTTAATTCCTCAAGAGTATCAACAAAAGATAATTAATTAGAAATAAATTAAACTCGTTAGTCTTTTAATCTTTATATGACTTTAGTTCCTCAAGAGGATCAAGAGATTTTGGACCAATGTGGAGTCCTATATGCCCATACGTGCCCAAACACCAATTATATGCTAcaaactaaaaataataaaatcccAGGGATTTGTCTTAGAAAAAACAACACAACTTCATGTGTATTGACGCTTTCATGGATTCGTCTGAAACCAATATGCAGTCTTTAGCCCATACAACCATTTCTCTATCTAGTTAGTTAGCTTTGTTTCATGATGCCATTTGTTGAGGTTTGTAGGATTCAGACTGAATTATTAATTAACTCTTAATAAATAAACGAGCAACAGATTCTACACTCATCACATAATGCAATAAATATGTAAATTAAAATCATATGATATGCATAAGCCAATATCAGTACTCATGACACACAATTATTAATTACTCATTGTAACTAGACTTTCATAATAGTTACTTATTGCCACCCCTAGCTGTCTAGGCATTGCGATTTTTTGAAGTTAGCAGCCACTTGGTAAACAATTGAAGGGTGTTTTCATCAGCCCTGTGATTCTTTTGAGTGAACTGAAGAAACTCTCCCCATGTGAAATCAGGATACTCCTTTTTCCCATCTTTTTCGACTAACTCTTGAGGCGCTTTCAGCTCTCTATCTCCTTTTGGGCACAAGAAGAACACCAGCGACAGCCTTGGGGACAAACTGTTCACACTTACCCTATGCAGGCAGCTCTTGTACTTCCCATTTGATAGTGCCTACATATACATCCACCCTTAGTTAAGTTATAAGTTTCAAATATATTTAGAACGCAACTCTTGATCATATTAAGGAACAATAAAACAAAGGGAGTTATGATGCGATACACAAGCAGACTCACCGTGAAAGTGTCACCTATGTTGATGACAAGGGCTTCGCGGTAGGGTTGAACAGATTTCCATTTGTTATCCACAAACACTTCTAGTCCTCCAACTAGATCTTGATAAAGTATGGTCAATGTAGTTGGATCACAATGTGGTCCGACCCCAAAAGTCAGGTCGGGCTTGTTACACTGCGGGTAGTGGTTACATCTCACTATTGACACAGCATCATCATATAGTTTTCTGTAGTAGTTATGGTTATGCCCATCAACGCCCAAGCTAATCTCCAGTAAATCAAGAAGGTCATGAGCTAACTTATTCATTGACCGACAGAACTTCTGAAAGATCAAGCTGCATATGACCAGTTTACAACTATACAATTAGCACAAACACCATAGATAGATGAAAATAAAACTTAGAGACAAAGAAAAACTTGGAGAGATTTGTAAACTTAGAAATAAAAACAAAACGCatatgagcattatatttttttttatcccTAAACTAACAGTTAAATGAGTTCTAACATCATCACATTCTTTTTAGTCTACAAGTCACACCCACAGTTAAATGAGTTCTAACATCATCACATTCTTTATTTCTTTAACTGTTGGAGTGACTTGTAGAATGAAGCATTAGAAGGCTTATTACTTAAAATATGATGATGTCTTTCAAACTCCAACTACACTACCTCCTTCAAGAAGAGTTATGATCATCAAATAGTATTAAAAGAAGATACCATACAGTCCATGCCTATTAGTCAGAAGTCGtaacgatattctcatttactatAATAAAGTGAGTGTAAAAAAAACATTTGATCAACATAAATTCACAAAATAGCCATTGAAATTTAGTTTTACCAATAAGATATTAAAGTGATACGTCAAAAAAAACATTAGATCAATATAAATTAACTAAAAAAGTCACATCCGATGATACATTGACATGTGTGTTAAAAAGTTACCACTTGTGCCATGTCAGCACATCAATAAAAATTCGagaaaataattataatataagtTATTAAAACTGCATCTCTATTTTTTTATCAACAAATTGTCGTAAAATAAAGAAAAGAATTATAATAATACCCGGTTTCTTTGTATTGACTTCCCATTGCATTGAAAAACTCCGCAACAACTTCATCAGGGCCATTTTCATGATACTCAAAAGTTAACAATTCTTTCCAAGGCAATTTTTCGCGGAACCGCTGAGCATGCCCACTAGCGAAACCAACAACGCTTCCCTCTTTCTGCTTGCACTTCAGTTTCTCGGTTAACGGAAGCTTAAAGAAAGCATGGCCATGCTCTTGGACTAAAGCAAGCATATCAAGGTCAACACCATGGTTAACCACTTGAAAAAAGCCATGGCTAATGCATGATTCCCTCACAAGGTTGGCTGCATGCAATGTGGCCTCCTCATCATGACTTAAGAACCCTTGTAGGTCTATTACCTGTTCATTCAACTTCTCAGTAGACGTTTGAGAAAGATGATCTTTTGGCCAAATGAATTGGTTTGGAAAATCATCATTGGTTTGTTGGTCAAAGATCATGGCTGACTCAATGGTTTTGTCTTCATGGTTGCCATTGTTCATTTGCTCCATTTTGACACAAGTCTGAATGGTTTATTGGGGCATGAGATTTATACTGAGATAATTAATTTTTGaaagaatatatattttcaaatTCAATATTTTTGGTCAAATATATTGATTACATTCTTGTCTCTATATGTTTATGACTGTATTTAGTGTTTTTATGCATTAATAATATGTAATAATATATAAATGAGTATTCAAATCTAGGTTTTTTATTAAGTAATGTTTTTAATTTTAACGG encodes the following:
- the LOC110922847 gene encoding gibberellin 20 oxidase 3-like — translated: MEQMNNGNHEDKTIESAMIFDQQTNDDFPNQFIWPKDHLSQTSTEKLNEQVIDLQGFLSHDEEATLHAANLVRESCISHGFFQVVNHGVDLDMLALVQEHGHAFFKLPLTEKLKCKQKEGSVVGFASGHAQRFREKLPWKELLTFEYHENGPDEVVAEFFNAMGSQYKETGLIFQKFCRSMNKLAHDLLDLLEISLGVDGHNHNYYRKLYDDAVSIVRCNHYPQCNKPDLTFGVGPHCDPTTLTILYQDLVGGLEVFVDNKWKSVQPYREALVINIGDTFTALSNGKYKSCLHRVSVNSLSPRLSLVFFLCPKGDRELKAPQELVEKDGKKEYPDFTWGEFLQFTQKNHRADENTLQLFTKWLLTSKNRNA